Within the Enterobacter roggenkampii genome, the region GATTCGTGAAATCATGGCGCTGGCCGACGTTGCCAACCGCTATGTGGACGAGCAGGCCCCGTGGGTGGTCGCGAAACAGGAAGGCCGTGACGCCGACCTGCAGGCGATCTGCACCATGGGTCTGAACATGTTCCGCGTGCTGATGACCTGGCTGAAGCCGGTTCTGCCACAGCTGGCAGCCCGCGCTGAAGCGTTCCTGAACACCGAACTGACCTGGGATGCAATCCAGCAGCCGCTGCTCGGCCATAAGGTGAACACCTTCAAGGCGCTGTACAACCGCATCGAGATGAAGCAGGTTGAAGCCCTGGTAGAAGCATCCAAAGAAGAAGTGAAGGCGGCTGCGGCACCGGTCACCGGCCCGCTGGCGGACGATCCGATTCAGGAAACCATTACCTTCGATGATTTCGCCAAAGTCGACCTGCGCGTGGCGCTGATCGAGAACGCGGAGTTCGTGGACGGCTCTGACAAGCTGCTGCGCCTGACGCTGGATCTGGGCGGCGAGAAGCGCAACGTCTTCTCCGGGATCCGCTCTGCGTATCCGGATCCGCAGGTGCTGATCGGCCGTCAGACCGTGATGGTGGCGAACCTGGCGCCGCGTAAAATGCGCTTCGGCATCTCTGAGGGGATGGTGATGGCCGCAGGCCCTGGCGGGAAAGATATCTTCCTGTTAAGCCCTGACGAAGGCGCGAAGCCGGGTCAGCAGGTGAAATAACAAAAAAGCCGGAGATTATCTCCGGCTTTTTTTGCCCGGCGGCGCTACGCCTGCACGGGCCTACGGGTTTTGTAGGCCGGGTAAGGCGAAGCCGCCACCCGGCTAAACATCACGCCTTCGGGTGATGCACCCGGTGGGTCAGCCCGCGCAGGAAATTACGCAGGAACTGGTCGCCACACTCGCGGTAGTTTTTATGATCCGGTGCGCGCATCATGGCGGTCACTTCCGGCACGGATACGCGGAATTTTTGCTCGGTCATGATCGCCACGATATCGTCCGTTTTCAGCGAGAACGCGATACGCAGCTTTTTCAGCACCGTGTTGTTGTTCACCCGACGCTCCAGCGCCAGCTCTGGCGCGGCCGGATCCTTGCCACGCTTATCGTAAATCAGGCCGTTCAGGAAGCCCGACAGAATGATATCAGGACAGCGGACAAACCCCTCTTCGTCTTCTTTGGTCATCCACGTGTCAAAACTCGCAGACGTGGATTCCATGTCGGACAGCGCAAGAATGCGCACCATGTCGTTATTGTTCGCTTTCAGGGTGTAGCGCAGGCTACGAAGAATATCGTTACTTAGCATAGAGCCTTCGAATGTCGATGATGCAATGGCGCGCAGTGTACCAGCTTTACAGCCCAATCGCCTCTTTCAAACTCTTCAGGTAGCGGCGGCTGACCGGGACGGTTTGCCCGGCGCGCAGCACCAGCTCGGCCTGGCCGTTATCTTCCAGGCGGATCTCCTTCAGATGCGCCATATTCACCAGGTACTGGCGGTGACAGCGAATCAGCGGCGTGCGGCTCTCCAGCGTGCGCAGGGTCAGCTCGGTAAACCCTTCGTTCCCTTCCGCGCTGGTAACAAATACCCCGCTCAGGCGGCTGCTGACAAAGGCCACATCATCCATCTGCAGAAGATAGATCCGGCTGTGCCCGGTGCAGGGGATAAACTTCAGCGGCTGCTGGTTCTCCGCCAGCAGCGTGACGTCCTGCACGGTGCGCTCCTGGCGTAAACGGGTGAGCGTTTTATCCAGACGCTTCTCTTCAATCGGCTTGAGTAAATAATCAAACGCATGCTCCTCAAAGGCCTTAACGGCATATTCGTCGAACGCCGTCAGAAACACGATGTAGGGGCGATGTTCCGGGTCAAGCATGCCGACCATCTCCAGCCCGCTGATGCGGGGCATCTGAATATCGAGGAACAGCACGTCCGGGCGCAGCTTGTGCACCGCGCCGATAGCCTCAATGGCGTTCGCGCACTCCCCCACAATCTCAATATCCGGCTGCTCCTGCAGCAGAACGCGCAGGTTTTCCCGTGCCAGCGGCTCGTCATCCACAATCAGCACTTTTAACATGCGTTTTCCTCCAGCGGCAGTCGTAGGGTAATACGGGTAAATCGGTCGGGCTCGCAGGCGACGGTAATGCCACAGTCATCGCCAAAATGGGCGCGCAGGCGTTTATCCACCAGGCTCATCCCTAAACCGCCGGAGGCGGAAGGCTGATAAAGCCCGGCATTATCTTCAATATCCAGCACCAGGTGATGGTTGAATCGGCTGGCGGCAATGGTTATCTCCCCCCTTCCCAGCAGCTGTGATGTACCGTGCTTAATGGCGTTTTCCACAATCGGCTGCAGGGTAAAGGCCGGAAGATGCTGATACGCCAGCTCGTCCGGCACGGAGAGCGACACCTGCAGACGCGACTGGAAACGCGCCTGCTCAATCTGCAGATAGGCATTCACGTGCTCAATCTCATCGGCGAGGGTCACGATCTCCGACGGCCGCTTCAGGTTCTTGCGGAAAAAGGTCGACAGAAACTGCACCAGTTGGGCGGCCTGATCGCTGTCGCGGCGGATCACCGCTTTGAGCGTATTGAGGGCGTTGAACAGGAAATGCGGATTGACCTGCGCATGCAGCAGCTTAATCTCCGACTGCGTCAGCAGGGCTTTCTGCCGCTCATACTGCCCGGCGAGGATTTGCGCGGACAGCAGCTGGGCGATCCCCTCCCCCAGCGTGCGGTTGATGGAGCTGAACAGACGGTTTTTCGCCTCATACAGCTTGATGGTGCCCATCACCCGCTGATTCTCGCCGCGAAGCGGAATCACCAGCGTGGAGCCCAGCTTGCACTGGGGATGCAGCGAACAGCGGTAAGGCACTTCGTTACCGTCGGCATACACCACCTCGCCGGTTTCGATGGCGCGCAGCGTATAGGCTGAGGAGATCGGTTTGCCCGGCAGA harbors:
- a CDS encoding DUF1456 family protein, translated to MLSNDILRSLRYTLKANNNDMVRILALSDMESTSASFDTWMTKEDEEGFVRCPDIILSGFLNGLIYDKRGKDPAAPELALERRVNNNTVLKKLRIAFSLKTDDIVAIMTEQKFRVSVPEVTAMMRAPDHKNYRECGDQFLRNFLRGLTHRVHHPKA
- the btsR gene encoding two-component system response regulator BtsR, whose product is MLKVLIVDDEPLARENLRVLLQEQPDIEIVGECANAIEAIGAVHKLRPDVLFLDIQMPRISGLEMVGMLDPEHRPYIVFLTAFDEYAVKAFEEHAFDYLLKPIEEKRLDKTLTRLRQERTVQDVTLLAENQQPLKFIPCTGHSRIYLLQMDDVAFVSSRLSGVFVTSAEGNEGFTELTLRTLESRTPLIRCHRQYLVNMAHLKEIRLEDNGQAELVLRAGQTVPVSRRYLKSLKEAIGL
- a CDS encoding sensor histidine kinase, which produces MYEFNLVLLLLQQMCVFLVIAWLMSKTRLFIPLMQVTVRLPHKFLCYVVFSIFCIMGTWFGLHIEDSIANTRAIGAVMGGLLGGPVVGGLVGLTGGLHRYSMGGMTALSCMISTIVEGLLGGLVHSYMIKRGRPDKVFSPLTAGAITFVAEMAQMAIILLIARPFEDALHLVSSIAAPMMVTNTVGAALFMRILLDKRAMFEKYTSAFSATALKVAASTEGILRQGFNEENSMKVAQVLYKELDIGAVAITDREKLLAFTGTGDDHHLPGKPISSAYTLRAIETGEVVYADGNEVPYRCSLHPQCKLGSTLVIPLRGENQRVMGTIKLYEAKNRLFSSINRTLGEGIAQLLSAQILAGQYERQKALLTQSEIKLLHAQVNPHFLFNALNTLKAVIRRDSDQAAQLVQFLSTFFRKNLKRPSEIVTLADEIEHVNAYLQIEQARFQSRLQVSLSVPDELAYQHLPAFTLQPIVENAIKHGTSQLLGRGEITIAASRFNHHLVLDIEDNAGLYQPSASGGLGMSLVDKRLRAHFGDDCGITVACEPDRFTRITLRLPLEENAC